In Natronococcus sp. AD-5, the genomic window CGCTCCGGCGGCGACGCCCGCGGCGCCCCGTAAGATGGACAAGATTTTAAGCCAGCGCGGGCTACGTCCGGCCACTATGGGTAAGAAGTCGAAGGGCAAGAAAAAGCGTCTTGCCAAACTCGAGAACCAGAACAGCCGCGTTCCGGTCTGGGTCATGATGAAGACCGACATGGAAGTCACCCGCAACCCGAAGCGACGCAACTGGCGGCGCAGCGACACTGACGAGTAACCATGAGTGCAAGCGATTTCGAAGAGCGGGTCGTCACCGTTCCGCTCCGCGACGTCAAGAACGGCGCCAACCACGAGGCCGCCGACTACGCGATGCGACTCGTCCGCGAGCACCTCGCGAAGCACTTCGCGGTCGACGAGGAGGCCATCCGACTCGATCCCTCGATCAACGAGGAGATCTGGTCGCAGGGCCGATCGAACCCGCCGCGGAAGCTCCGCGTCCGTGCGGCCCGTTTCGACGAAGAGGGTGAGGCCATCGTCGAGGCCGAGGTCGCCGAGTAAATTTGCAACGCCTCGCCTTCGCCGGGTCGGCTTACGTCGGCGTCTTCGCCCGCGCGACCGACTCGTGCGTGCTCGTTCGCCCGGACGTCGACGACGACGTCGTCGCCGACCTGACCGACGAACTCGAGGTGCCGGCCGTCCAGACGACCGTCGGCGGCTCCTCGACGGTCGGCGCGCTAGCGACGGGTAACGAGAACGGGCTGCTCGTCAGTTCGCGGGTGCTCGAGTACGAACGCGAGCGCCTCGAGGAGGAGGTCGACGTCCCCGTCGCCGAACTGCCGGGG contains:
- a CDS encoding 50S ribosomal protein L39e encodes the protein MGKKSKGKKKRLAKLENQNSRVPVWVMMKTDMEVTRNPKRRNWRRSDTDE
- a CDS encoding 50S ribosomal protein L31e; translated protein: MSASDFEERVVTVPLRDVKNGANHEAADYAMRLVREHLAKHFAVDEEAIRLDPSINEEIWSQGRSNPPRKLRVRAARFDEEGEAIVEAEVAE